Within Sediminispirochaeta bajacaliforniensis DSM 16054, the genomic segment ATAAGCGAAAAGCTTCTGCAACGGCAACGACTTTGGGGCCTCAGACGGTTCTAAAGGGAATTTTGAGATTTTCGGATTCTCTGACGATCAAGGGAGTCTTCGACGGCGAAATCGAAGCTTCCGGTCACCTTGTGGTAGAGAAGGGGTCGAGAGTCAAAGCCGATATTAAGGTCTCTTCAGCGGTGGTGTCGGGATCAGTAACTGGTAACATCCTGGCGGAAGAGAAGCTGGAAATGGATAGCAACGGGCAGGTGTTTGGTAATGTAAGAACCCGACGACTAAGAATTGCCGACGGTGTTCTTTTTGAAGGGACCTGCGAGATGATCAAAGACCCGTCGGGTGTCGATGTCTTTTCCACTCGCGGCGAAAAATTGAAGAAGACCGTCACCAGTGTCTGAAATATCAGTTATCATTCTTTCAATCGGCACAGAACTCACCGAAGGGATCATCAGGGATTCTCATGGTCAGTTTCTTTCCTCCGAGTTTACCGCTCGAGGTTTTTCTGTCAGGCGAATCGAGCAGCTTCCCGATAATGACGGATTGCGTGCCCGATTTCAAGATGGCGTAAATGATGCCGATTTAGTGATCATCACAGGGGGCTTGGGACCAACTGCCGACGATATCACCCGTGATGCAGTTGCCGACCTGTTCGGAAAGAGATTGGAATTTCGTGAAGATGTTTGGGAGATGATAAAAGACCGTTTTCCCAGACTCTGTGGAAATGCAAACCAGCGTCAGGCGATGATCCCCGA encodes:
- a CDS encoding bactofilin family protein, which produces MARQQNKRKASATATTLGPQTVLKGILRFSDSLTIKGVFDGEIEASGHLVVEKGSRVKADIKVSSAVVSGSVTGNILAEEKLEMDSNGQVFGNVRTRRLRIADGVLFEGTCEMIKDPSGVDVFSTRGEKLKKTVTSV